TCAGCCCCTGTGCGACATATTCTTCGACTGCCCGATTGCGATTTCTGACCTGCTCGTCGAACAGGATGTACGCGTACTCTTCCGGCAGGTTGACGATGGCGGACGAGACGTTATCCCGCGTCTCCATTTCGTTAAAGAAACGTTCTCCGCGCTGCGACACCAGAATAGCCCCGCCGCCGCGAATGGATTCGGAGATCAGATAAGACGTCGTCTGCTCAACCGTCGGATGGGTTTGAATTTCCCCCATGTCCACCGTATCTGCACCGATCTGTTCCAGCAGGCGAATGCCGCCGCCCGTTGCGCCTTTATGGTTGGTGGTGACGAAACCTTTCAGGTCCGGGCGGTATGACTCCACCATCGCCTGATTGGCACTAAAACCGCCTGTCGCGACAATCACCGCTTTTGTCGCAATCAGGCTCGCTTCCTGCTCATCATTGACAACTCTCACAGCAGTAACCTTGCCCTTCTCCTGCACAATTTCGGTTACCGACGTTTCCAGCAGCACCTCAATATTGTATTTATTGAGGTTCTTAATCAGCCCGCTGACCAGATAGCCGCCCACCGCTGCGCCGTTGGCAGGCCGATGCGTTCTGTCAACGCTCATACCGCCCGTCGTGGTGATGTCGCTCAGCTCAATATCGTGCTGCGCCAGCCAGTTAATCGCGTCAGACGCATGATCGACGAAGTATTGCACCAGCGCAGGATTGTTCTTCTGTTTGCCACTTTTCAGCGTTTCGTCATAGAACAGCGCTTGGCTATCTTCGATACCTTTATTTTGCTGGAAGACGGTTCCCGCCGCGTTCATACCGGCAGAGGCCTTGATGGTATTGCCGCCGATGACGGGCATCTTTTCAATGACGATAACGCGCGCACCCTCTTCGCTGGCCTGAATCGCCGCTGCGAGCCCTGCGCCGCCGCTGCCAATCACCACCACATCCGCTTCGCGACGTGCGTCTGGGTTGCCGCCGTCGGCAATAATGGCGTCTTTGCTCGATTTGACCATCGCCTTGGTAACGGCTTTTTTAATCGCTTCACTCTGTGCCGTTGCGCCCGTTACGGCATCCACGTGGGGGCTATTGGTATCCAGAATACGTTCGCGGATAATTTCAAAACTGATTTTCAGTGAATCATCAATTTCGCTATTCTCCAGCGCAATGTCGGCGACCCGATTCTGCTCAAAATGAACATGAATTCGCAGCTCGCCACATTCATCCTGAACGTTTTCCTGATAAACCCCAGATTTAAATTTTTTGCCGGTTAAATTCACGTCCCGAATCATGGCTTCAACTAATGAAAAACGCCACAGCGGTTCAGGAATCGTTAATGCTTCACGTTTATCGCTGGCAATATAAAGTTCGAGTTTTTCCTGTTCGGCAATACGATCTGTCCAGTCTGGATAAGCAATACAGGCTCTGCCGACGGCAATCAGGTCATAACCATTTTCCAGCGCTGCATCGGCGTCTGCCTGATTGACAATATCCCCTACGCCAATAACCGGAATCGCCGCTAATGTCGCGGAACGGCGGGCAACATATTTTTTAATCAGCGGCGTCGGGTCGTTTGTCTCGACAATGGACGAGCGCAGAATATTTCCCATAGAGAAATGAACGTAATCCAGCCCGCGCACCGCCAATTTTTCCAGCAAATAGAGTGAATCATCAAAATGAATGCCGGGTTCTTCGATCTCTTCCGGCGAGAAACGATAGCCGATAATAAATGCAGGATCGGCGTATTTATCCGCGACCTCATGAACGATATCCAACACCGCTAGCGGGAAGGCCGCACGATTGTCACGACTGCCGCCCCATTTATCTGAGCGTTGATTAGAGTGTGGAGAATAGAACTGTTGGATCAGGTAGGTATTCGCGCCGTGAATTTCCACGCCATCAAAACCCGCCTGAATGGCACGATGAACGGCATCGCCAAACTTGTCGATCATGGCGTCAACCTCGTCGCCCGACAGCGCGACTGGAACGATGGCACCCGCGCGCGGCGCGGCAATAGCACTCGGGGCAACGGGCGTCGCACCACCGATAAAACGCGGTTCGACCATCCGGCCACCGTGATAAATTTGCAGGATCGCCGTCGAGCCTTTTTCTTTAATCGCCGTCGCAATTTTGGCCAGTCCGGCAATTTTGTCGTCGTTGTCGATTCCTATCGCGCCGGGAAAAGCCAACCCTTTGTCATCAATAAAACAGCACTCCACAATCACGGTGCCGATGCTGCCTGCCCTGGCCTGATAATATTCCACCAGCTCTTTGGTCACGCTCCCATCGTAAAATCCACTACAGGTAGTCATGGGTGCCATCAGCACCCGGTTTTTCAGCGTCGCGCCGTTGGGGAGTGTAAAAGCGGCAAATAGATCATGGTGATTATTCTTCATAGCGAATACTCCACTTAAAATAAAAACTCTGTTCGCGAATGATTCAGAAGCCGCCATGTTTGTTTTTATTAATTTTTCTGGCTGATAATTTGCGAACTTATTACTTACCAAGTATCTATTTTTTTTGATGTTATAAAATGTTTTCTTACTATTTAAACTATTTTGTAGATCCGCTTTTATTAGGGGTATTCGCACAACTCTTTTTTATATTTAATATTCCATTCATTTCATTAACATCTCTTTATCCTGAAGATAACTAATCGGATATTATTGATATTCTGCATAACAAAAAAAACGCCCCGGTAAACAAATAAGACCGGGGCGCAACAGGAAGAAATAAAATGATTATTGGTGTTGATAGGTCTCCGTGTGGACGCCGTTAATGTACAGCTGGCGCTGCTCGCCCGCCGGCAGGCGTAGCGTCGCGTGTCGCCAGGCGGGCTGATACCGCCCTTCTGACGTAAACGTCACGTCAATCCGTTGGCTATCCGTGCGGATTTCCCAGCGCAGCCACAGCGCGTTTCCTTCACGCCATTGCCACGTCTCACCATCATCTTCAAACAGTAGCCCGCTGTCCGTGCCGCCAGCGACAGGTGGGAAGAGCAGGAATTCACGCTGATCATCTTCATGCGAGCTGACGTGTGCCGTTCGTCCCGACAGCGGGATCATCGCGCCCGCCCGGACCAAAAGCGGTAGGCGTTCCAGCGGCGCATCCAGCACGATAGTCTGTCCGCCGCTAAACCACTGGCCGGAATGAAAGTCGTACCAGCCTGACGTATTCGCTGGCAGATACACCGTGCGCTGGCGCTGCCCCGCTTCAACCACGCTGGCGACTAGAATGTCTCGTCCCAGCATGAAATCGTCGGTTTCTGCCAGCGTCGTGCTGTCCTGCTCGTGGTCGAGGAACGTCGGGCGCAGCATCGGCTCATCGTCCGCACTGGCCTGCCACAGCAAGGTGTAAAAATACGGCAGCAGACGGTAACGAAGCTCAATGGCGCTGCGTATCGCAGGCGTTACCGCGGGATACATCCACGGTTCGTTCACCGTATGGTCGTCATTCCAGGAATGAATGGTGAAACGCGGGTGCATCACGCCGTTTTGTACCCAGCGCACAAAAAGCTCGGCGTCCGGCTTATCGCCCGAAAACCCGCCGACATCGTGCCCGACATTAAACAGGCCAGACAGGCTCATCCCGATTCCCATTCGTGTGTTGTAGCGCAGCGTCTGCCAGTTGGTGCGGTTATCGCCGCTCCAGGTCTGCACATAGCGCTGCATTCCCGCACAGCCGGAACGCGAGATCAGATAAGGACGCAGCGTCGGCGCAAAGCGCTGCTGTGCCTCCAGCGAGGCGCGCATCATCAACAGCGGCATCAGCGGGCGAATATGTTTGATCGCCATCGTTTCGCCGAATCCGTGGCATCGGGCTTCGCCATCCCAGACTTCATATTCGTTATTGTCATTCCATGTCGAATCAATCCCTTTCTCCAGCAGCTGCCGGGTGACGTTCTCCTGCCACCACGCCACTGTTGCCGGGTTGGTGAAATCAAGGTGTGAACCTTCATCGTCCCAAAAGCTAGAGCGCTCTGGCACATCGGATTCGGAATCGCGGATAAACAGCCCCTGCGCCGACACCTCTTCATATTTCGGGTGATCTTGCAGTAAACAGGGTTTGATATTGGCAGCCAGTTTGAGGCCCGCATCGTGGAAGGCCTGCGACATCACCTCCGGCTGAGGGACTTTGTCGTAGTTCCAGTTAAACACATAGCGCTTATTGTTAATCGACGTGTAGCCGGACGAAAGTTGGAACGAATCACACGGAATGTTGTGCTCTCGGCACAGCGCGATAAACTTCATCAGCTGCTGCTGTGCATCCGGTGCGTCGGTGTAATGCATAGTGGAACCGCTGTAGCCGAGGCTCCACTTTGGCCCAAAGAGCGTCTTCCCCGTCAGCCGAACGAACGCTTTCGTTACATCCAACACGCGCGGCCCGATGAACAGGTAATAGTCGAGATCGCCCGCCTCCGCCTGATAGCGCCGATAAGCCAGATGATAGTTATCGATTTCATTGCCGAGATCGAGCCAGGTCGTGCTCAGATTATCGTAAAACAGGCCGAAGCTGACATCGTCACGTCGGGTAATGGTAAACGGAACATGCTTATACAGCGGATCGGTGCTCGCCGCGTTGTAGCCCATCGCATCCAGATTGCGGAACTCAAACCGGCGTCCGGTGCGTTCAAGATCGCCAGCCTTCTCACCCAGCCCGTAATAGCGCT
The nucleotide sequence above comes from Pectobacterium brasiliense. Encoded proteins:
- a CDS encoding flavocytochrome c, which translates into the protein MKNNHHDLFAAFTLPNGATLKNRVLMAPMTTCSGFYDGSVTKELVEYYQARAGSIGTVIVECCFIDDKGLAFPGAIGIDNDDKIAGLAKIATAIKEKGSTAILQIYHGGRMVEPRFIGGATPVAPSAIAAPRAGAIVPVALSGDEVDAMIDKFGDAVHRAIQAGFDGVEIHGANTYLIQQFYSPHSNQRSDKWGGSRDNRAAFPLAVLDIVHEVADKYADPAFIIGYRFSPEEIEEPGIHFDDSLYLLEKLAVRGLDYVHFSMGNILRSSIVETNDPTPLIKKYVARRSATLAAIPVIGVGDIVNQADADAALENGYDLIAVGRACIAYPDWTDRIAEQEKLELYIASDKREALTIPEPLWRFSLVEAMIRDVNLTGKKFKSGVYQENVQDECGELRIHVHFEQNRVADIALENSEIDDSLKISFEIIRERILDTNSPHVDAVTGATAQSEAIKKAVTKAMVKSSKDAIIADGGNPDARREADVVVIGSGGAGLAAAIQASEEGARVIVIEKMPVIGGNTIKASAGMNAAGTVFQQNKGIEDSQALFYDETLKSGKQKNNPALVQYFVDHASDAINWLAQHDIELSDITTTGGMSVDRTHRPANGAAVGGYLVSGLIKNLNKYNIEVLLETSVTEIVQEKGKVTAVRVVNDEQEASLIATKAVIVATGGFSANQAMVESYRPDLKGFVTTNHKGATGGGIRLLEQIGADTVDMGEIQTHPTVEQTTSYLISESIRGGGAILVSQRGERFFNEMETRDNVSSAIVNLPEEYAYILFDEQVRNRNRAVEEYVAQGLTVSADSVAELADKLDMPPAALHASLERYNAFIADKHDEDFGRTTGMRDPLNQAPYYAIKVAPGVHHTMGGVTINEKAEVLNRYKETISGAYAAGEVVGGIHGANRIGGNAVADIIIFGIQAGVQAAAYARAPRRADVFPTKSRKARFAKAAAKTAEKQPILVAE
- a CDS encoding TIM-barrel domain-containing protein; translation: MKTLKNWVFRHQSADHVELLVDDKHVFRLYVLEPMLARVLVKQHGELKLNRTWSIAPQQDVPWQGRNRESSDGFSLPGFSLEQLDDALRISTARMRITIHQPLWLAWEYRDEQGEWQPFAADRPTSAYLLNSHGDGVAHYQRRFATERYYGLGEKAGDLERTGRRFEFRNLDAMGYNAASTDPLYKHVPFTITRRDDVSFGLFYDNLSTTWLDLGNEIDNYHLAYRRYQAEAGDLDYYLFIGPRVLDVTKAFVRLTGKTLFGPKWSLGYSGSTMHYTDAPDAQQQLMKFIALCREHNIPCDSFQLSSGYTSINNKRYVFNWNYDKVPQPEVMSQAFHDAGLKLAANIKPCLLQDHPKYEEVSAQGLFIRDSESDVPERSSFWDDEGSHLDFTNPATVAWWQENVTRQLLEKGIDSTWNDNNEYEVWDGEARCHGFGETMAIKHIRPLMPLLMMRASLEAQQRFAPTLRPYLISRSGCAGMQRYVQTWSGDNRTNWQTLRYNTRMGIGMSLSGLFNVGHDVGGFSGDKPDAELFVRWVQNGVMHPRFTIHSWNDDHTVNEPWMYPAVTPAIRSAIELRYRLLPYFYTLLWQASADDEPMLRPTFLDHEQDSTTLAETDDFMLGRDILVASVVEAGQRQRTVYLPANTSGWYDFHSGQWFSGGQTIVLDAPLERLPLLVRAGAMIPLSGRTAHVSSHEDDQREFLLFPPVAGGTDSGLLFEDDGETWQWREGNALWLRWEIRTDSQRIDVTFTSEGRYQPAWRHATLRLPAGEQRQLYINGVHTETYQHQ